In Bacillus sp. FJAT-45037, the following are encoded in one genomic region:
- a CDS encoding ABC transporter permease: MIIIVRRLLFFIALIGIWEIIYRIDLFQTRMFPSPLLSFVELYRGFFETGILTSALTTSLGRISVGFILAVLIGAVLGIILATSKLADETLGSLVVALQSVPSIVWLPLALVMFQGGPMAILFVIILGGTWPMTMNMRMGIKNVQPLLIRAARTMGYKGIELIWKVLIPASIPSALTGVRLAWAFGWRALMAAELLGRGGLGRTLLDARDFFNMELVIAIMIIIAVIGLIVEYLIFNPIERKVLQRWGYAK, from the coding sequence ATGATTATAATAGTCAGAAGGCTACTCTTCTTTATAGCTCTCATCGGGATATGGGAGATCATATATAGAATCGACTTGTTTCAAACCCGCATGTTTCCTTCCCCTCTCCTCTCCTTTGTAGAGTTATATCGAGGGTTCTTTGAAACAGGCATACTAACTTCAGCACTAACTACAAGTCTTGGTCGAATATCTGTGGGATTCATTCTTGCTGTGTTGATTGGAGCGGTTCTAGGAATCATTCTTGCTACTTCAAAACTAGCTGACGAAACCTTAGGGTCCCTCGTCGTCGCACTTCAATCAGTACCGAGTATCGTTTGGCTCCCACTGGCACTCGTTATGTTCCAAGGTGGCCCAATGGCGATCTTGTTCGTCATTATTTTAGGTGGTACGTGGCCGATGACGATGAATATGCGTATGGGTATCAAAAATGTTCAGCCCTTACTCATTCGCGCAGCACGAACAATGGGCTATAAAGGCATTGAACTGATCTGGAAAGTATTAATTCCAGCCTCTATCCCTTCTGCGCTTACTGGTGTCAGACTTGCTTGGGCTTTTGGCTGGCGTGCACTGATGGCTGCAGAACTTCTCGGTCGTGGGGGACTCGGTCGTACACTGCTAGATGCACGAGATTTCTTTAATATGGAACTAGTCATTGCAATCATGATTATTATTGCTGTGATCGGCTTAATTGTAGAATATCTAATCTTTAATCCAATCGAGAGAAAAGTATTACAAAGATGGGGTTATGCAAAATAA
- a CDS encoding ABC transporter ATP-binding protein, which yields MAGVSIQHVGKTFHNKQENTSYNVFDEIDLNVSPGEFVSLLGPSGCGKSTLLNIVAGLETASTGEVFVGDKAVKGPGADRGVVFQEAALMPWLTVLENVTFGLKKQYSKQEARERAITYLKLVHLSKFIDSYPHELSGGMKQRVAIARALAMDPDVLLMDEPFGALDEQTRSMLHKEVQYIWQETRKTILFVTHNIRESILLSDRIVLMGTRPGGIIHIFDVNLPRPRKPSSKEFAELEEQINAQLAGEIEKVMKEEMGDDYNSQKATLLYSSHRDMGDHI from the coding sequence ATGGCTGGAGTATCAATCCAACACGTAGGAAAAACCTTTCATAATAAGCAGGAGAATACATCTTACAACGTTTTTGATGAGATCGATTTGAACGTCTCACCTGGTGAATTCGTTTCTTTACTCGGACCCTCTGGATGCGGGAAATCAACCTTATTAAATATTGTTGCAGGCCTTGAAACAGCCTCTACAGGAGAAGTATTCGTTGGCGATAAAGCAGTAAAAGGTCCAGGTGCTGATCGAGGCGTTGTCTTTCAAGAAGCTGCCCTCATGCCTTGGTTAACCGTCTTAGAGAATGTAACATTCGGTCTAAAAAAGCAATACAGTAAGCAAGAAGCAAGAGAGAGAGCGATTACCTATTTAAAACTCGTTCATTTAAGTAAGTTTATTGACTCCTATCCTCACGAATTATCTGGCGGGATGAAGCAGCGTGTCGCGATCGCTCGGGCCCTTGCGATGGACCCTGATGTTTTATTAATGGATGAACCATTCGGAGCGTTAGATGAACAGACACGTTCCATGCTTCATAAAGAAGTTCAATACATCTGGCAAGAAACTAGAAAAACGATTTTATTTGTTACTCATAACATTCGCGAATCAATTCTTTTATCTGATCGGATCGTACTTATGGGAACTCGCCCAGGTGGAATTATTCATATTTTTGATGTAAACCTTCCTCGTCCGAGAAAACCATCATCAAAAGAATTTGCTGAATTAGAAGAGCAAATCAATGCACAACTAGCTGGAGAAATTGAAAAAGTGATGAAGGAGGAAATGGGTGATGATTATAATAGTCAGAAGGCTACTCTTCTTTATAGCTCTCATCGGGATATGGGAGATCATATATAG
- a CDS encoding Spo0B C-terminal domain-containing protein, translating to MTKQWEILDALRHTRHDWLNVMQLIKGNLALKRYDKIEQIIEDVTNQSINESKLTMLNVPKVATYLLTYNWLCTSMKVDVDVIGETMPLSVHEDNLIKLSQEIIEKLADSSSSSSENHLLVTFLFANHSKEDQCQITFDYQGTLQMKKEEWTSILSELVPIVSVMEWNEHECVLQSTFTLN from the coding sequence ATGACAAAACAATGGGAGATCTTAGATGCACTACGTCATACTCGCCATGATTGGCTGAATGTTATGCAATTGATTAAAGGGAACTTAGCCTTAAAACGCTATGACAAAATCGAACAGATTATTGAAGATGTGACCAATCAATCGATCAACGAAAGCAAACTCACGATGCTTAATGTACCAAAGGTGGCAACTTATCTGCTTACCTACAATTGGTTATGTACCAGTATGAAGGTCGACGTTGATGTGATTGGTGAGACCATGCCCCTTTCAGTCCATGAAGACAATCTAATTAAACTTAGCCAAGAAATCATTGAGAAATTGGCAGATTCTAGTTCAAGCAGTTCTGAAAATCATCTTCTCGTAACCTTTTTATTTGCTAATCATAGCAAAGAGGATCAATGTCAAATTACGTTTGACTATCAAGGAACATTACAAATGAAAAAAGAGGAATGGACATCAATACTTAGTGAATTGGTGCCGATTGTGAGCGTAATGGAGTGGAATGAACATGAATGTGTTCTCCAATCGACGTTCACACTAAACTGA
- the obgE gene encoding GTPase ObgE, producing the protein MFVDKVKVYVKGGDGGNGMVAYRREKYVPDGGPAGGDGGSGASVVFEVEEGLRTLMDFRYQRHFKAPRGEHGRSKSQHGRNSNDMVVKVPPGTTVFDAETGQIIADLTEHGQKAAIAKGGRGGRGNTRFATSVNPAPEIAENGEPGQERDVVLELKVLADVGLVGFPSVGKSTLLSVVSAAKPKIADYHFTTITPNLGMVETEDHRSFVMADLPGLIEGAHQGVGLGHQFLRHIERTRVIVHMIDMSALEGRDPYDDYLKINEELKQYNMRLLERPQLVVANKMDMPDSAENLKAFKEKLGDDVELFPISTITREGIRDLLLTIVDRIEGTPEFPLHEEQEDSTRVLYKHEKKELPFIISRDDSGTFVISGAEIERLTKMTDFTHEESIRRFARTLRHMGVDDALRERGAKDGDMIRLLKYEFEFID; encoded by the coding sequence ATGTTTGTGGATAAAGTGAAAGTGTATGTTAAAGGTGGCGACGGTGGAAACGGGATGGTTGCTTACCGTCGTGAGAAATATGTACCAGATGGTGGACCAGCTGGTGGAGATGGTGGAAGCGGAGCAAGTGTTGTGTTTGAAGTGGAAGAAGGCTTACGCACACTTATGGATTTCCGTTACCAACGTCATTTTAAAGCGCCGCGTGGAGAACACGGTCGCTCGAAAAGTCAACACGGTAGAAATTCTAATGATATGGTTGTGAAGGTTCCGCCTGGTACAACGGTATTTGACGCCGAGACGGGTCAGATTATCGCTGATTTAACCGAGCATGGTCAAAAAGCGGCGATTGCTAAAGGTGGACGCGGAGGTCGTGGGAATACGCGCTTTGCGACATCAGTAAACCCAGCTCCTGAGATTGCTGAGAACGGAGAACCTGGTCAAGAGCGTGATGTTGTCCTTGAGCTTAAAGTTCTTGCAGATGTCGGGCTAGTTGGTTTCCCGAGTGTTGGAAAATCAACATTGCTTTCTGTTGTTTCTGCAGCTAAGCCGAAGATTGCCGATTATCACTTTACAACGATTACACCGAATTTAGGTATGGTTGAAACGGAAGATCACCGTAGCTTCGTTATGGCTGACTTACCTGGATTAATTGAAGGAGCTCACCAAGGTGTCGGTCTTGGTCACCAATTCTTGCGTCACATCGAGAGAACACGTGTTATTGTTCACATGATTGATATGTCTGCATTAGAAGGCCGCGATCCATATGACGATTACCTAAAAATTAATGAAGAGTTGAAGCAATACAATATGCGTCTTCTTGAGCGTCCACAATTGGTGGTAGCTAATAAGATGGACATGCCTGACTCAGCTGAAAACCTGAAGGCATTTAAAGAGAAATTGGGTGATGATGTTGAATTATTCCCAATCTCAACAATTACAAGAGAAGGGATTCGTGACTTGCTCCTTACGATTGTTGATCGCATTGAAGGAACACCTGAGTTTCCACTTCACGAAGAGCAAGAAGATTCTACTCGTGTTCTTTATAAGCATGAGAAGAAAGAATTACCATTCATCATTAGTCGTGATGACAGTGGCACATTCGTGATCTCAGGAGCAGAGATTGAACGTTTAACGAAGATGACGGACTTTACACATGAAGAATCGATTCGTCGTTTCGCAAGAACGTTACGTCATATGGGTGTAGATGATGCCTTACGTGAACGTGGTGCTAAAGATGGCGATATGATTCGTCTTCTCAAATATGAGTTTGAATTTATCGATTAA
- a CDS encoding ACT domain-containing protein → MSRKQFYLVREDMLTDAMQKTLDAKALLDSGKIKKINEAVTTVGLSRSAFYKYKEGIFPFNTMVKEKIITLSINLVDRAGTLSQLLSNVALSGANVLTINQTIPLRGRANITLSIDTAPMKLDIDELIDRVEKIESVEKVELVGSGF, encoded by the coding sequence ATGTCTCGGAAGCAATTTTATTTAGTACGTGAAGATATGCTAACAGATGCGATGCAAAAAACACTAGATGCAAAAGCATTGTTAGATTCAGGGAAAATCAAGAAAATCAATGAAGCTGTTACAACGGTAGGACTTAGTCGTAGTGCGTTTTATAAATATAAAGAGGGGATTTTCCCCTTTAATACGATGGTCAAAGAAAAAATTATTACTTTGTCGATTAATTTAGTCGATCGAGCAGGAACGTTGTCGCAGCTATTATCAAACGTTGCCTTATCAGGAGCGAACGTTCTAACGATCAACCAGACTATTCCGTTGCGAGGAAGAGCGAACATCACCCTCTCGATTGATACGGCACCAATGAAACTAGATATTGATGAGTTGATCGATCGAGTTGAAAAGATTGAATCCGTTGAGAAAGTCGAACTTGTCGGCTCGGGTTTCTAA
- the pheA gene encoding prephenate dehydratase, translating to MKVSYLGPVGTFTEMATKALFPNSERIPYKTIPACIDGVAQKHSDVAIVPIENTIEGSVNLTIDYLIHKQRLPIVGTITIPISQQFMMHPDQVRQLKKPTRIISHPHAIAQCHDFLSKEYSDVDTDYMNSTGEAAKFVATMKDEPIAAIANELAAEVYGLSVVHHNIHDYNNNHTRFVVLANGVETFKNPTINHNSFKTTFMITLPADFSGALHQVLSAFAWRKLNLSKIESRPTKTGLGNYFFLIDVDQLADDVLIPGVKSELEALGCGVEILGSYPCFSYQQLKTKKVSPSC from the coding sequence ATGAAGGTAAGCTATTTAGGTCCGGTCGGTACATTCACGGAAATGGCTACAAAAGCACTATTTCCTAACAGCGAGCGAATTCCATACAAGACCATTCCGGCTTGTATAGATGGTGTAGCACAAAAGCATAGTGATGTGGCGATCGTGCCTATCGAGAATACGATTGAGGGTTCAGTAAATTTAACGATCGATTACTTAATACATAAACAAAGACTACCGATCGTCGGAACAATTACCATTCCGATTTCACAACAATTTATGATGCACCCAGACCAAGTGAGGCAACTTAAAAAACCAACGCGAATCATCTCTCACCCCCATGCGATTGCTCAGTGCCATGATTTTTTGAGTAAAGAGTATTCGGATGTGGATACAGATTACATGAATTCAACAGGGGAAGCAGCAAAGTTTGTTGCGACGATGAAAGATGAACCAATTGCAGCAATAGCCAACGAATTAGCGGCTGAGGTTTACGGATTATCCGTTGTTCATCACAACATCCATGATTACAACAATAACCATACCCGCTTTGTTGTCTTAGCTAATGGCGTCGAAACATTCAAAAACCCGACGATAAATCACAATAGTTTTAAAACAACGTTCATGATCACACTACCTGCAGATTTCTCAGGTGCGCTTCATCAGGTGCTGTCTGCGTTTGCTTGGAGAAAGCTTAATTTATCCAAGATTGAATCAAGGCCAACAAAAACTGGACTAGGCAATTACTTCTTTTTAATAGATGTTGATCAATTAGCCGATGATGTATTAATTCCAGGCGTGAAGTCGGAGCTTGAAGCATTAGGATGTGGAGTCGAGATTTTAGGGAGTTACCCATGTTTTTCATACCAACAACTGAAGACTAAAAAAGTCAGCCCGTCATGTTAA
- a CDS encoding transcription repressor NadR yields MSDKKIYGENRRNQIIHWLKESASPLTGKELAQRSNVSRQVIVQDMSILKAKNHPIIATSNGYLYFQNGEKPKHRQMIAVKHTANETDDELRTLVDFGVTVVDVTVEHALYGEITASLHVSTRQDVHQFIEKLAATKANLLLELTDGVHLHTIEAENENQLNEAISALKAKGYLLED; encoded by the coding sequence ATGTCAGATAAAAAAATATACGGCGAGAACCGTCGAAATCAAATCATTCATTGGCTAAAAGAAAGTGCTAGTCCTTTAACAGGTAAGGAACTTGCTCAACGCTCTAACGTAAGTCGCCAAGTCATCGTTCAAGACATGTCGATCTTAAAAGCTAAAAACCACCCCATTATCGCAACATCCAATGGTTATTTATATTTTCAAAACGGTGAAAAACCAAAACACCGTCAAATGATTGCTGTTAAACACACAGCCAATGAGACAGACGACGAGCTTCGAACACTCGTTGACTTTGGCGTAACGGTTGTCGACGTTACCGTAGAGCACGCATTATACGGGGAAATCACTGCCTCTCTTCATGTATCAACAAGGCAAGATGTACATCAATTCATTGAAAAGTTAGCAGCAACAAAAGCCAATTTGTTACTTGAATTAACTGACGGCGTTCACCTTCATACGATCGAAGCGGAAAATGAAAACCAATTGAACGAAGCAATCAGTGCGTTAAAAGCAAAAGGATATCTACTTGAAGACTAA
- the safA gene encoding SafA/ExsA family spore coat assembly protein, whose amino-acid sequence MKIHIVQKGDTLWKLSKKYGVDFGQLTAANTQLSNPDMIMPGMKIKIPSGSVPVKNETMIQQQSTKEMQMASKEMPKKEAPMPPAPTPQIQMQMPKMEMPKMPQPSIQQTPKPAPAKKYETNMNMFFYKPQQPAPKPSVQKMPEVKKPPVKPQQKPVSKPQAQQKPAPNAKPQAQQKPAPNVKPQAQQKPAPNIKPQAQQKPAPNIKPQAQQKPAPNIKPQAQQKPAPNIKPQAQQKPAPNIKPQAQQKPAPNIKPQAQQKPAPNIKPQAQQKSAPNVKLQAQQKSAPNLMPQAQQKTGANVMSKAQQKTGANMMPQAQANKGPNMMPQAQSNMGPNMMPQAQSNMGPNMMPQAQANMGPNMMPQAQANMGPNMMPQAQANMGANMMPQAQANMEPNMMPMANMYPMQHMMGQMQPNMMPQQMAPYQSMDNCWTPISPVMPGCANCGSGFQGQAFPQPMPQWDWDQDYDYQAQANMAPMMQPNMMPQAQANMGPNFMPQANMGPNMMPQAHSNMGPSFMPQQANQPMAQSNQQMQMMGQPNQQMMQGMNNQMMSSHDYEQLQHLNQYRETNDYED is encoded by the coding sequence GTGAAAATTCACATTGTACAAAAAGGGGATACGCTTTGGAAATTGTCAAAGAAGTACGGAGTTGACTTTGGACAATTAACAGCAGCAAACACGCAGTTATCCAATCCAGATATGATCATGCCTGGAATGAAGATCAAAATTCCATCAGGCAGTGTACCAGTGAAAAATGAAACGATGATTCAACAGCAGTCGACTAAAGAAATGCAAATGGCATCAAAAGAAATGCCGAAAAAAGAGGCACCAATGCCACCAGCACCTACACCACAGATTCAAATGCAGATGCCGAAGATGGAAATGCCCAAAATGCCGCAACCATCAATCCAACAAACACCAAAACCAGCACCAGCAAAGAAATATGAAACGAATATGAATATGTTCTTCTATAAACCACAGCAACCAGCGCCAAAACCTAGTGTGCAAAAGATGCCTGAAGTAAAGAAACCACCAGTTAAGCCACAACAAAAACCAGTATCAAAACCACAAGCACAGCAAAAACCAGCGCCGAATGCGAAACCGCAAGCGCAACAAAAGCCAGCACCGAATGTAAAACCGCAAGCGCAACAAAAGCCAGCACCAAATATAAAACCGCAAGCGCAACAAAAGCCAGCACCAAATATAAAACCGCAAGCGCAACAAAAGCCAGCACCAAATATAAAACCGCAAGCGCAACAAAAGCCAGCACCAAATATAAAACCACAAGCACAACAGAAACCAGCACCAAATATAAAACCGCAAGCGCAGCAAAAGCCAGCGCCAAATATAAAACCACAAGCACAACAGAAACCAGCACCAAATATAAAGCCGCAAGCGCAGCAAAAATCAGCACCGAATGTAAAACTTCAAGCGCAGCAAAAGTCGGCACCAAATTTGATGCCGCAAGCACAACAAAAGACGGGAGCGAATGTGATGTCGAAGGCACAACAAAAGACGGGAGCTAACATGATGCCACAAGCACAAGCGAATAAGGGACCAAACATGATGCCGCAAGCGCAATCGAATATGGGACCAAACATGATGCCGCAAGCGCAATCGAATATGGGACCAAACATGATGCCGCAAGCGCAAGCGAATATGGGACCAAACATGATGCCACAAGCACAAGCGAATATGGGGCCAAATATGATGCCACAAGCGCAAGCAAACATGGGAGCAAACATGATGCCACAAGCACAAGCGAATATGGAGCCAAATATGATGCCAATGGCCAATATGTATCCAATGCAACATATGATGGGACAGATGCAACCGAATATGATGCCTCAACAAATGGCACCTTATCAATCAATGGACAATTGTTGGACGCCAATTAGTCCAGTAATGCCAGGGTGTGCAAATTGCGGTTCAGGTTTCCAAGGGCAAGCATTTCCACAGCCGATGCCGCAATGGGACTGGGATCAAGACTATGATTATCAGGCGCAAGCAAACATGGCACCAATGATGCAACCAAATATGATGCCACAAGCACAAGCAAACATGGGACCTAATTTTATGCCACAAGCAAACATGGGTCCAAATATGATGCCGCAAGCACATTCAAATATGGGACCAAGCTTCATGCCACAGCAAGCGAATCAACCAATGGCTCAAAGCAATCAACAAATGCAAATGATGGGGCAACCTAATCAACAGATGATGCAAGGAATGAACAATCAGATGATGTCCTCTCACGATTACGAGCAATTGCAACATTTGAATCAATACCGTGAAACAAACGATTACGAAGATTAA
- a CDS encoding YhcN/YlaJ family sporulation lipoprotein, with protein MKKIALTVAAATMILGSMTACGTDNQARNMSNSYQQTGFESQDMSGAYTSSRYGGQGPVTDMMTPDSRGGTYGRLDQQAGQKTRTNYNNYQVRGEKGYQSAGRDGYRANQMRPGMGRSGVTGNDRPGMVDEDGLLRGHDNTRYGTQNRQGAMDFRARRTTDLTKNRSSSYGMTERGANTMERGAQKSLGTMERGAYRGMGAAKRGAEQLTGQRTTTANYHKNYDGQTAQKLANRVDDIEGVDDCRVIVHENDVVVGVQADGDYEQVQQRVEKYVQKHVKNKDVRVVTDKDAVGRIRTMDDQLRSGAAFDEVGSTFNTMVNDLGNAVTRPFERSR; from the coding sequence ATGAAGAAAATCGCATTGACTGTGGCAGCTGCTACAATGATTCTGGGCAGCATGACAGCTTGTGGTACCGATAACCAAGCAAGAAACATGAGTAATAGTTATCAACAGACGGGGTTTGAGTCACAAGATATGAGCGGGGCTTACACAAGTTCTCGTTATGGTGGACAAGGCCCTGTAACAGATATGATGACACCTGATTCGCGAGGTGGCACATATGGAAGGCTCGACCAACAAGCAGGTCAAAAAACGCGTACAAATTACAACAACTACCAAGTACGTGGGGAAAAAGGATATCAATCTGCAGGTAGAGATGGATATCGAGCCAACCAGATGAGACCTGGAATGGGACGCTCAGGCGTAACGGGTAATGATCGTCCTGGGATGGTGGATGAAGATGGGTTATTACGTGGCCATGACAATACGCGTTATGGTACACAAAACCGTCAAGGAGCTATGGACTTCCGAGCAAGAAGAACGACAGACCTTACGAAAAATCGTTCATCAAGCTACGGTATGACAGAGCGTGGTGCAAATACAATGGAACGTGGAGCGCAAAAAAGTCTCGGGACGATGGAGCGTGGAGCTTACCGTGGAATGGGAGCTGCAAAACGTGGGGCTGAACAATTAACGGGTCAGCGTACAACAACAGCGAACTACCACAAGAATTATGACGGTCAAACAGCTCAAAAGTTAGCCAACCGTGTCGATGATATTGAAGGTGTTGACGATTGTCGTGTCATTGTACATGAAAACGATGTCGTTGTCGGCGTTCAAGCGGATGGAGATTATGAGCAAGTTCAACAACGTGTGGAAAAATACGTCCAAAAACACGTGAAAAATAAAGATGTTCGTGTTGTAACTGATAAAGACGCTGTTGGTCGCATCCGTACAATGGATGACCAATTACGTTCAGGTGCAGCTTTTGATGAAGTTGGTTCAACATTCAATACCATGGTAAATGATTTAGGCAACGCTGTTACACGACCATTTGAACGTTCGCGTTAA
- a CDS encoding BofC C-terminal domain-containing protein, whose translation MKVIQAIKKQKGNTLVIMVLFVLVLSFILLVIQTNKGHVQEEARTEEKTDAFEVLGPSVMDVTRRYVYVDGEVIEDQTTETIWAMEDFWAMFDDWTLVTQSEDGIIFEQEIDDISPALKVNGYFGITEHGVLSIFEGVPQDAQIIQSFYQIDTKKLKSQLHMELAEGIPVENKEHFEEVLEVIAEYKVGEY comes from the coding sequence ATGAAAGTGATTCAAGCAATTAAAAAGCAAAAAGGAAACACTCTTGTCATCATGGTGCTGTTTGTACTTGTCTTATCGTTTATCCTCTTGGTTATCCAGACAAATAAAGGTCATGTCCAAGAAGAGGCAAGGACGGAAGAAAAAACCGATGCTTTTGAAGTTCTTGGCCCTTCAGTGATGGATGTAACGCGTAGGTATGTTTATGTAGACGGTGAAGTAATAGAAGATCAGACAACAGAAACGATTTGGGCGATGGAAGATTTTTGGGCAATGTTTGATGATTGGACGCTTGTGACTCAATCGGAAGACGGGATTATTTTTGAACAAGAAATAGACGATATCTCGCCCGCCCTCAAAGTAAACGGATATTTTGGAATCACAGAACATGGCGTATTATCTATTTTTGAAGGTGTTCCACAAGACGCACAAATCATTCAGTCCTTTTACCAAATAGACACGAAAAAACTAAAAAGCCAACTACATATGGAATTGGCTGAAGGGATACCAGTTGAAAATAAAGAGCATTTTGAAGAAGTACTCGAAGTAATTGCCGAGTATAAGGTAGGAGAGTACTAA
- the ruvA gene encoding Holliday junction branch migration protein RuvA, with the protein MIDYINGVLVDIETQYVVLETQGIGYQVYCPNPYRFQRQLDTQIKIYTYQHVREDLIRLFGFETKSERALFEKLLNVSGIGPKGALAILASGQPEHVVRAIEEEDEALLVKFPGVGKKTARQIILDLKGKLDDFVPSLLTDSNSLMESTRGGGPSKNEELEEALEALRALGYVERELKKVRPTLEEEQLETDAYIKKALQLMLKI; encoded by the coding sequence ATGATTGATTACATAAATGGAGTTTTAGTTGATATAGAAACGCAATATGTTGTCCTTGAAACTCAGGGAATTGGGTACCAAGTTTATTGCCCGAATCCATATCGATTCCAACGACAGCTTGATACTCAAATAAAGATTTATACGTATCAGCATGTAAGAGAAGATTTGATTCGCTTATTTGGATTTGAAACGAAATCCGAACGGGCATTATTTGAAAAGCTCCTTAATGTTTCCGGAATTGGTCCAAAGGGCGCTTTAGCGATCCTTGCTTCTGGTCAGCCAGAACACGTCGTTCGGGCGATTGAAGAAGAGGATGAAGCCTTACTTGTTAAGTTTCCAGGGGTGGGGAAGAAGACAGCTAGGCAAATCATCCTTGATTTAAAAGGGAAATTAGACGACTTTGTGCCAAGCTTATTAACAGACTCGAATTCGTTAATGGAAAGTACGCGAGGCGGTGGACCATCTAAAAATGAAGAACTAGAAGAGGCTCTAGAAGCGTTACGCGCTTTAGGATATGTAGAAAGAGAACTGAAAAAAGTACGTCCTACGCTCGAAGAAGAACAGTTAGAGACAGATGCGTATATTAAAAAAGCATTACAACTAATGCTTAAAATTTAA
- the ruvB gene encoding Holliday junction branch migration DNA helicase RuvB: MEERMVSAEAQGMEESIDQTVRPTELSQYIGQEKVKQNLKVFIEAAKMREECLDHVLLYGPPGLGKTTLSGIIANEMGVQMRTTSGPAIERPGDLAAILSSLEPGDVLFIDEIHRLNRMVEEVLYPAMEDFCLDIVIGKGPTARSVRLDLPPFTLVGATTRAGMLSAPLRDRFGVMARLEYYTEAELAYIVKRTAGVFDTKLEEDAATEIAKRSRGTPRIANRLLRRVRDFAQVKGDGAVTVDVAEDALEKLQVDRLGLDHIDHKLLIGMIEKFRGGPVGLETISATIGEESDTIEEVYEPYLLQIGFLQRTPRGRMVTPLCYQHFNLEEPTK, translated from the coding sequence ATGGAAGAACGTATGGTCTCTGCTGAGGCTCAAGGGATGGAGGAATCGATTGATCAAACCGTCCGTCCGACAGAGCTTAGTCAATACATTGGGCAGGAGAAAGTAAAGCAGAACCTTAAAGTGTTCATTGAAGCGGCAAAGATGCGTGAAGAATGCTTGGATCATGTCTTATTGTATGGACCTCCTGGACTTGGTAAAACAACACTATCTGGGATTATTGCAAATGAAATGGGTGTTCAAATGCGAACAACCTCTGGTCCTGCCATTGAGAGGCCGGGGGACTTGGCTGCGATATTGTCTTCGCTTGAACCAGGAGATGTATTGTTTATTGATGAAATTCATCGTTTAAACCGCATGGTTGAAGAAGTGCTGTATCCGGCGATGGAGGATTTCTGCTTAGACATTGTTATTGGCAAAGGACCTACAGCAAGATCCGTTCGACTTGATCTCCCTCCGTTTACATTAGTTGGTGCAACGACTCGAGCAGGAATGCTTTCTGCTCCTTTGCGTGATCGTTTTGGGGTGATGGCCCGTTTAGAATACTACACGGAAGCTGAGCTCGCCTATATTGTCAAGCGAACAGCAGGAGTGTTTGATACTAAGCTCGAAGAAGATGCGGCGACGGAAATTGCGAAACGTTCAAGAGGAACACCTCGTATTGCCAATCGACTTCTTCGCCGAGTGCGTGATTTTGCTCAAGTGAAGGGCGATGGTGCAGTAACCGTTGATGTCGCTGAAGATGCTTTAGAAAAATTACAAGTCGACCGTCTAGGACTGGATCATATTGACCATAAATTACTAATAGGTATGATCGAGAAATTCCGAGGTGGACCTGTAGGACTTGAAACCATTTCAGCTACGATTGGAGAAGAATCCGATACGATTGAAGAAGTTTATGAACCGTACCTCTTGCAAATTGGATTCCTACAACGAACGCCGCGTGGTCGGATGGTTACACCTCTTTGCTATCAGCATTTTAACCTAGAGGAGCCAACGAAATGA
- a CDS encoding DUF2905 domain-containing protein — MNSVSKILIGVGVLIVIVGLLWPIISKTPIGRLPGDILIKRENSTFYFPLMTSIVISIVVSLLLLLIGRFR; from the coding sequence ATGAATTCAGTGTCAAAAATATTAATTGGTGTTGGTGTGTTGATTGTGATTGTAGGATTGTTATGGCCAATCATCTCAAAAACACCGATTGGACGTTTGCCAGGAGATATCCTAATTAAAAGAGAAAACTCAACGTTTTATTTTCCGCTAATGACATCAATTGTCATTAGCATCGTGGTGTCCTTACTTTTACTTTTGATTGGTCGTTTTCGCTAA